A stretch of the Bacillus sp. B-jedd genome encodes the following:
- a CDS encoding GNAT family N-acetyltransferase gives MFPQLETDRLLLREIRSDDAEALFACFSSEEVTRFYGMETMDGLLQAENLIELFSRRYEEKVGIRWGIERKGEAGLIGTIGFNSWNPKNKRAEIGYELHPEHWRKGYVSEALAKVLSYGFEALDLNRIGAVVFPENEASNRLLHKAGFEKEGLLREYMCQNGIAHDTNSYSILKKSFIEAQARQNGEAVPAAN, from the coding sequence ATGTTTCCACAATTAGAGACTGACAGGCTTTTACTGAGGGAAATTAGAAGTGACGACGCGGAAGCTCTTTTCGCTTGCTTTTCAAGTGAAGAGGTAACCCGCTTTTATGGAATGGAAACGATGGATGGCTTATTGCAGGCTGAAAACCTGATTGAGCTGTTTTCAAGAAGATATGAAGAAAAAGTCGGCATTCGCTGGGGGATTGAAAGGAAGGGGGAAGCCGGCCTCATAGGTACAATCGGCTTCAATTCCTGGAACCCCAAAAACAAACGGGCAGAAATAGGCTATGAGCTTCATCCGGAGCATTGGCGAAAGGGATATGTTTCGGAGGCATTGGCAAAAGTACTTTCCTATGGCTTCGAAGCGCTTGACTTAAACCGCATCGGAGCAGTCGTTTTCCCCGAAAACGAGGCTTCAAACAGACTTTTGCATAAAGCCGGCTTTGAAAAGGAAGGGCTTTTAAGGGAATACATGTGCCAAAACGGAATTGCGCATGATACAAATAGTTATTCGATATTAAAAAAATCATTCATAGAGGCTCAGGCTAGGCAAAATGGTGAAGCTGTGCCAGCTGCAAATTAA
- the lepB gene encoding signal peptidase I, whose amino-acid sequence MSWGKSFLIALIIALAIRAFLFSPYIVDGASMEPTLHDHEKIFVNKLGSVQRGDIIVIKGTGENYVKRAIGFPGDSVEVKNDQLFINGKQIKEPYLSENLKEARLLGGKLTGDFGPLTVPKGSLFVMGDNRLKSMDSRNGLGLIKESAVIGKSEFVFFPFSDIRTVE is encoded by the coding sequence ATGAGCTGGGGAAAGTCGTTTTTAATTGCTCTTATTATCGCGCTGGCAATCCGGGCCTTTTTATTCTCGCCTTATATAGTCGATGGAGCGTCGATGGAACCGACTCTTCATGATCACGAGAAAATATTCGTCAACAAACTGGGCTCCGTCCAGAGAGGGGACATCATTGTCATCAAAGGTACCGGGGAGAATTATGTGAAGCGGGCTATCGGCTTTCCGGGAGACTCAGTTGAAGTGAAAAATGATCAATTATTTATAAATGGGAAACAAATAAAAGAACCTTATCTTTCTGAAAATCTGAAGGAGGCAAGGCTTCTCGGCGGCAAGCTGACAGGGGACTTTGGACCTTTAACCGTCCCAAAAGGGTCGCTGTTCGTCATGGGTGACAACCGACTGAAAAGCATGGACAGCCGCAATGGCCTTGGACTTATCAAGGAGTCGGCCGTCATTGGAAAAAGTGAATTTGTCTTCTTTCCCTTTTCAGATATCCGGACAGTAGAGTAA
- a CDS encoding DoxX family protein, with protein MFNKFLRENKVAAALLAVLRIYLGYAWLTAGYHKITGGFDAAGFLKGAAANPVAGPDGIVYGWYVNFLNAFAIPNVELFNVLIPWGEFLVGLGLILGCLTSAAMFFGLVMNFSFMLAGTVSHNPTDILMGFIILVAGANAGKYGLDRYVLPFINKTVFKKAPQTQE; from the coding sequence ATGTTTAACAAATTCTTAAGAGAAAACAAAGTTGCTGCCGCTCTTCTTGCCGTCCTTCGGATCTATCTCGGGTATGCCTGGCTGACTGCCGGCTACCACAAAATCACTGGAGGATTTGACGCTGCCGGCTTCCTGAAAGGCGCCGCAGCCAACCCGGTCGCCGGTCCGGACGGAATCGTCTATGGCTGGTATGTTAACTTCCTGAACGCCTTCGCCATTCCGAATGTCGAACTGTTCAATGTCCTGATTCCTTGGGGTGAATTCCTTGTCGGCCTTGGCCTGATTCTCGGCTGCCTCACTAGCGCGGCTATGTTCTTCGGACTTGTGATGAACTTCAGCTTCATGCTTGCCGGTACTGTGAGCCATAACCCGACTGACATCCTGATGGGCTTCATCATCCTGGTCGCAGGCGCTAACGCAGGTAAATACGGTCTTGACCGCTACGTCCTTCCGTTCATCAACAAGACAGTGTTCAAAAAAGCACCGCAGACACAAGAGTAA
- a CDS encoding DoxX family protein codes for MFNSFLRKNDIAAVLLTILRFYLGYAWLTAGYHKLTGGFDAAGFLKGAAANPVQGPDGIVYGWYVEFLNAFAIPNVELFNVLIPWGEFLVGLGLILGCLTSAAMFFGLVMNFSFMLAGTVSHNPTDILMGFIILVAGANAGKYGLDRYVLPFINKTVLKKEKQFQQ; via the coding sequence ATGTTTAACTCTTTCTTAAGAAAAAATGATATTGCCGCCGTCCTTCTTACGATTCTTCGTTTCTATCTCGGATATGCCTGGCTGACTGCCGGCTACCACAAACTGACTGGAGGCTTTGATGCTGCCGGCTTCTTGAAAGGAGCAGCAGCCAATCCTGTGCAAGGACCGGATGGAATTGTCTACGGCTGGTATGTTGAGTTCCTGAACGCTTTCGCCATCCCGAATGTCGAACTGTTCAATGTCCTGATTCCTTGGGGTGAATTCCTTGTCGGCCTTGGCTTGATCCTTGGCTGCCTGACTAGCGCGGCCATGTTCTTCGGACTTGTGATGAACTTCAGCTTCATGCTTGCCGGTACTGTGAGCCATAACCCGACTGACATTCTGATGGGCTTCATCATCCTGGTCGCGGGCGCCAACGCAGGTAAATACGGTCTTGACCGCTACGTCCTTCCATTCATCAACAAAACAGTGCTCAAAAAAGAAAAGCAATTCCAACAGTAA
- a CDS encoding SRPBCC family protein: protein METAADQKVIRKEVVVNAPLDFAWFAWTLGERVAIWFAPETVIDPKVGGAYELYFIPGNKNGMNTSGCKITKLEEKKELYFTWKGPDPFADVMNQENNLTEVRVHFEELGPEQTKVIVNHIGFQEDEAWAEAFEWHTNAWADVLGSLKTALETGKGDLCCQPD, encoded by the coding sequence TTGGAAACTGCGGCAGATCAGAAAGTGATTAGGAAAGAAGTAGTGGTGAATGCACCACTCGATTTCGCCTGGTTCGCATGGACCCTCGGCGAGAGAGTTGCCATTTGGTTCGCACCGGAAACAGTGATTGACCCAAAGGTCGGAGGCGCCTATGAACTTTATTTTATACCCGGCAATAAAAACGGGATGAATACCAGTGGCTGCAAAATTACGAAACTTGAGGAAAAGAAGGAATTATATTTTACTTGGAAAGGTCCCGACCCATTCGCGGATGTAATGAACCAAGAAAATAACCTTACAGAGGTACGGGTCCATTTTGAAGAACTGGGACCAGAGCAAACAAAGGTTATCGTCAACCATATCGGTTTCCAAGAGGATGAAGCCTGGGCCGAAGCATTCGAATGGCACACTAACGCCTGGGCAGATGTTCTTGGAAGCCTAAAAACGGCTCTTGAAACAGGCAAAGGCGACCTCTGCTGCCAGCCAGATTGA